The proteins below come from a single Ignavibacteriales bacterium genomic window:
- a CDS encoding integron integrase: protein MLLERKESSNGEAVRKIISPNNQKLKLLDQVRITLRTNHYSRKTEESYTSWIKQFIIFNNKTHPQELGPEEIKNFITHLAVKRHVSSSTQNQALQGILYLYKNILKKEVGWIDDIKHAARVKHLPVVFSKSEVIKIFEHLEGIPRLVVSLLYGGGLRLAECLGLRVKDIDFDYKQIIVRDGKGEKDRHTVLPMSIQTELKRHLNEVYKQHKKDLNSGKGETILPYALKRKYPNAGKEFGWQYVFPADKFIKDKESGLLFRYHLHESTIQRAVKEAINNAGVNKPGSPHTFRHSFATHLLENGSDIRTIQELLGHQSVKTTMVYTHVLNRGIGVKSPLDY from the coding sequence ATGTTATTAGAAAGGAAAGAAAGTTCTAACGGTGAAGCAGTAAGAAAAATCATTTCACCAAACAATCAAAAGCTAAAGCTTTTAGATCAGGTAAGAATTACGCTCCGCACAAATCATTACAGCCGTAAAACAGAAGAAAGCTATACATCCTGGATAAAGCAATTCATAATTTTCAATAATAAAACACATCCTCAAGAACTTGGACCAGAAGAGATAAAAAATTTTATTACTCATCTTGCTGTTAAAAGACATGTATCATCCTCAACTCAAAACCAAGCATTACAAGGAATTCTTTATCTATATAAAAATATATTAAAGAAAGAAGTTGGGTGGATTGATGACATAAAACATGCAGCGAGAGTTAAGCACCTTCCAGTAGTGTTTTCGAAAAGTGAAGTAATAAAGATATTTGAGCATCTTGAAGGAATACCAAGGTTAGTTGTTTCTCTTTTGTACGGTGGAGGATTACGACTGGCAGAATGCCTTGGCCTAAGAGTTAAAGATATAGATTTTGATTACAAGCAAATAATAGTACGTGATGGAAAAGGTGAGAAAGATCGACATACAGTTCTACCGATGTCAATCCAAACAGAGTTGAAAAGACATTTAAATGAAGTTTATAAACAACACAAAAAAGATTTAAATAGCGGTAAAGGTGAGACAATTCTTCCATATGCACTAAAGAGAAAATATCCGAATGCAGGTAAAGAATTCGGTTGGCAATACGTATTTCCCGCAGATAAATTTATAAAAGATAAGGAGAGCGGCTTACTATTTAGATATCATTTACACGAAAGTACAATCCAACGGGCTGTTAAAGAAGCAATTAATAATGCAGGTGTAAATAAACCGGGAAGCCCACATACATTCCGTCATTCTTTTGCTACTCATCTTTTAGAGAATGGCTCCGACATAAGGACGATACAAGAATTACTAGGGCATCAATCGGTTAAGACTACAATGGTTTATACACATGTATTGAATAGAGGGATTGGAGTAAAAAGCCCTTTGGATTACTGA